One Desulfuromonas acetoxidans DSM 684 DNA segment encodes these proteins:
- a CDS encoding DUF481 domain-containing protein — MFNDIDLNHPVKEGTMNHLRRFAVVTIVLILASTAWGADAPGTWKDQAELAYVDTSGNTDVTTLSAKNKLTYQFTDRVTGLWKVEILNGKSDGERNAESYFTELRSDYACTDLLYYYAQASWLKDRFADIDSRTVLGAGSGYKFLTGPKHHLVGEAGLTYTIEKLTDDSDDEYVGGRLFGQYDYQINDTSTFTQNAELFLDLEQMSNYRLNTETALTTALNSVLSFKTSYVIKYDNEPADGTEHTDTILAASLVANF; from the coding sequence ATGTTTAATGACATTGATCTTAACCACCCCGTCAAGGAGGGAACAATGAACCACCTGCGCCGTTTTGCCGTCGTGACAATTGTGTTGATTCTGGCCTCAACAGCCTGGGGCGCTGACGCTCCGGGAACCTGGAAAGACCAGGCCGAACTGGCCTATGTCGACACCAGCGGCAACACTGACGTCACCACCCTGTCTGCCAAAAACAAATTGACCTACCAGTTCACCGACCGGGTTACCGGCCTGTGGAAAGTGGAAATCCTCAATGGTAAAAGCGATGGTGAACGCAACGCCGAATCGTATTTCACTGAGCTGCGCAGCGATTATGCCTGCACGGATCTGCTCTACTACTATGCTCAGGCCAGCTGGCTCAAAGACCGTTTTGCCGATATCGACTCGCGCACGGTTCTCGGTGCCGGTAGCGGCTACAAATTTCTCACCGGCCCCAAACATCACCTGGTGGGTGAAGCGGGTCTGACCTACACCATTGAAAAACTCACTGATGATTCCGACGATGAGTACGTCGGTGGCCGCTTGTTTGGCCAGTACGACTACCAGATCAACGACACCAGCACGTTCACCCAAAATGCCGAACTGTTCCTCGACCTCGAGCAGATGAGCAACTACCGTCTCAACACGGAAACCGCACTGACCACTGCGCTGAACAGTGTGCTGTCGTTCAAAACCAGCTATGTTATCAAATACGACAACGAGCCGGCCGACGGTACCGAGCACACCGACACCATCCTCGCCGCGTCACTGGTGGCCAACTTTTAA
- a CDS encoding ABC transporter ATP-binding protein — protein MFEFDHVSLGYPTSRNAGTKYPPIIDNLTLSLTGGEFVCVLGPSGCGKTTLLNLAAGFLTPDQGQVRFDGREINGPSPQRGVVFQDATLFPWRTVLGNVMFGLRRQGVDRHQARLQAITILTQVGLGEHIDAWPVTLSGGMRQRAALARILALNPKALLLDEPFSALDANSREHLQDTLLDLWQKRPRTVLYITHSVEEAAYLADRVLIFGPAPNHLCADLPVTLPRPRYRSSTEVQNLARTLRQHLNQLPCCLKPSKDPS, from the coding sequence ATGTTTGAATTTGATCACGTCAGCCTGGGCTATCCGACCTCCCGTAATGCCGGGACCAAGTACCCACCGATTATTGACAACCTGACGCTATCGCTGACTGGGGGCGAATTTGTCTGCGTGCTTGGCCCAAGTGGCTGCGGCAAAACCACGCTGCTCAATTTGGCCGCCGGATTTCTCACCCCAGATCAGGGCCAGGTTCGCTTTGACGGCCGCGAGATCAACGGCCCGTCACCGCAGCGCGGCGTGGTGTTTCAGGATGCCACCCTGTTCCCCTGGCGCACCGTGCTCGGCAATGTCATGTTCGGTTTACGCCGCCAAGGGGTTGATCGCCATCAGGCCCGCCTTCAAGCCATCACCATCCTGACCCAGGTCGGACTGGGGGAACACATCGATGCCTGGCCCGTCACCCTGTCCGGCGGCATGCGCCAGCGCGCAGCCCTGGCGCGCATTCTCGCCCTCAACCCTAAAGCGTTACTGCTTGATGAACCGTTCAGCGCACTCGACGCCAACAGTCGTGAACACCTGCAGGACACCTTGCTTGATCTGTGGCAAAAACGACCACGAACCGTGCTCTACATCACCCACAGCGTTGAGGAGGCCGCCTATCTGGCGGATCGAGTGTTGATCTTTGGCCCCGCCCCCAACCACCTGTGTGCGGATCTGCCGGTCACCCTGCCGCGACCACGCTATCGCTCCAGCACTGAAGTACAAAATCTGGCCCGCACCCTGCGCCAGCATCTCAACCAGTTGCCGTGTTGTCTGAAACCTTCGAAGGACCCGTCATGA
- a CDS encoding DUF429 domain-containing protein, translating to MPYFIGIDCATRPQKTGVALGVLHDDRVIIERCTTGDRRRGALELILDWVSKDDDVILGLDAPLGWPEAMGQQLAHHQAGMGLTAEPHAMFRRYTDTAIKQRLGKQPLDVGSNLIARTAHMALTLLQQLRDATGLPIPLAWDPDEDARWRAIEVYPAATRLVHGVRDRGGHLSGLEAVLDWSRVTDVVTASDDAADAVVCVLAAADFYRGRTCPPDNEAVARREGWIWAGSLPDQD from the coding sequence ATGCCCTATTTCATCGGCATCGATTGCGCCACCCGCCCACAAAAAACCGGCGTCGCTCTCGGTGTTTTACACGATGATCGCGTCATCATAGAGCGCTGCACGACTGGCGACCGCCGGCGCGGTGCTCTCGAATTGATCCTCGACTGGGTCAGTAAAGACGATGACGTGATCTTGGGTTTGGATGCTCCGCTCGGCTGGCCCGAGGCCATGGGGCAACAACTGGCCCACCATCAGGCGGGTATGGGCCTGACCGCCGAACCCCACGCCATGTTTCGTCGTTATACCGATACCGCCATTAAACAGCGCCTTGGCAAACAGCCGCTTGATGTCGGCTCCAATCTCATTGCCCGCACCGCCCATATGGCGTTAACCCTGTTGCAACAACTGCGCGATGCTACCGGCTTGCCGATCCCCCTGGCCTGGGACCCTGACGAAGACGCCCGCTGGCGCGCCATTGAAGTGTACCCGGCTGCGACCCGCCTGGTCCATGGTGTCAGGGATAGAGGCGGCCATCTGAGCGGGCTGGAAGCTGTGCTCGACTGGTCGCGGGTGACCGATGTTGTCACGGCCTCGGACGATGCCGCAGATGCCGTCGTGTGTGTGCTGGCTGCGGCTGATTTTTATCGGGGCCGAACGTGTCCACCGGACAATGAGGCTGTGGCGCGCCGTGAAGGTTGGATCTGGGCGGGATCACTTCCTGACCAGGATTGA
- a CDS encoding ABC transporter permease: MMSPTWKQRLWRMIGPTLLIVALWQITAWGVTNLRGVPFPTPLVTLQRLMELFANQPLAGYSLYHHMAVSLTRWLDAFALATLCGISYGLLSSRWNGLHTLTAPIPQLLLLIPGLAWIPVAILIFGIGEGATRFMIAMTAFAPIALATINGIKGVNIHYIRAAQMLGATPTTLFFQVLLPSALPALISGLRIGLGNSWRVLVAAEMVVGTGSGLGFSIIEARWSLDYPSALACVVIICLIGLILEYGLIRPLEKRTLERWMVQRRSNDV; this comes from the coding sequence ATGATGAGTCCCACCTGGAAACAGCGCCTGTGGCGCATGATCGGACCAACCCTGCTGATTGTCGCTCTCTGGCAGATCACGGCATGGGGTGTCACCAACTTGCGCGGCGTGCCTTTCCCAACGCCGCTGGTCACCCTGCAACGCCTGATGGAACTGTTTGCCAATCAACCTCTGGCCGGGTACAGCCTCTACCATCATATGGCCGTCAGCCTGACACGCTGGCTCGATGCCTTTGCCCTGGCAACCCTGTGCGGCATCAGCTACGGCCTGCTCAGCAGTCGCTGGAACGGGTTGCATACGTTAACCGCGCCCATTCCACAGTTGTTGCTGCTGATTCCCGGCTTAGCATGGATTCCGGTGGCGATCCTGATCTTCGGCATTGGCGAAGGGGCCACCCGCTTCATGATTGCCATGACCGCATTTGCCCCCATTGCCCTGGCCACCATCAACGGCATTAAAGGGGTCAACATTCACTACATTCGGGCGGCCCAGATGCTCGGCGCAACCCCCACCACGCTGTTTTTTCAAGTGCTGTTGCCGTCCGCCCTGCCGGCGCTGATCAGTGGTCTGCGTATCGGTCTCGGGAACAGTTGGCGGGTGTTGGTGGCTGCGGAAATGGTGGTCGGTACGGGCAGCGGTCTGGGCTTTTCCATCATTGAAGCGCGCTGGAGCCTCGACTATCCGTCCGCGCTGGCCTGCGTGGTGATAATCTGCCTGATCGGCCTGATTCTCGAATACGGTCTGATCCGCCCCCTGGAAAAACGCACTCTGGAACGGTGGATGGTACAACGCAGGAGCAACGATGTTTGA
- a CDS encoding ABC transporter substrate-binding protein, whose amino-acid sequence MKKKLILFLILCAWPMLSYAAEPLRFAFQNRIGSVLPIIAVDQRFFAAEGLDVTTQMFSSGPACAEALTSGAADIATMGDTTALIALSRNLPVQLLFSHASGEQRHRVMVMNPALKSVDDLRGKRIGVKKGTSTYGGLLKLLSRNGLTEQDVRLINLRPATLIEALQAGSIDAFAASEPTPSMAEMRDAHQLTTLGGLGNHYPILIVGQSRYINDHPQQLAAFRRGLQRALTFLHRYPQQAEKIVATTLNLPPDVIKQAMARHAYHLKLDQEILTSLADTGDFLLQQKIIRQQPKLPQPESILVRK is encoded by the coding sequence ATGAAGAAAAAACTGATTTTATTTCTGATCCTTTGCGCGTGGCCCATGCTGAGTTATGCGGCAGAACCGTTACGCTTTGCCTTTCAGAACCGCATCGGCAGTGTGCTGCCGATCATTGCCGTCGACCAACGCTTTTTTGCCGCTGAAGGGCTTGACGTCACCACCCAGATGTTCAGCAGCGGCCCGGCCTGTGCCGAAGCACTCACCTCCGGAGCGGCAGACATCGCCACCATGGGTGACACCACAGCACTCATCGCCCTGTCGCGCAACCTGCCGGTACAACTGCTCTTCAGCCATGCCAGCGGCGAACAGCGTCACCGAGTCATGGTCATGAATCCAGCCCTGAAAAGTGTCGACGATCTGCGCGGCAAGCGCATCGGAGTAAAAAAAGGCACCTCCACGTATGGAGGCTTGTTGAAACTACTGAGCCGCAACGGCTTGACAGAACAGGATGTGCGGTTGATCAATCTGCGCCCGGCCACATTGATTGAAGCGCTCCAGGCCGGGTCCATCGATGCCTTTGCCGCCAGTGAGCCGACACCATCCATGGCCGAGATGCGCGATGCCCATCAACTGACCACCCTCGGCGGCCTCGGCAATCACTACCCGATTCTCATTGTCGGCCAATCGCGCTATATCAACGACCATCCTCAACAGCTGGCCGCATTCCGTCGCGGTCTGCAACGTGCGTTGACATTCCTGCATCGCTATCCGCAGCAGGCTGAAAAAATTGTCGCCACCACGCTCAATCTGCCGCCCGATGTCATCAAACAAGCGATGGCCCGCCATGCCTACCACCTCAAACTGGACCAAGAGATTCTTACCAGTCTCGCCGATACCGGCGACTTCCTTTTACAGCAAAAAATCATCCGTCAGCAACCAAAGCTGCCGCAACCGGAGTCAATCCTGGTCAGGAAGTGA
- a CDS encoding alginate export family protein: protein MTRWPYVLCAAFLLMALSPLLSASEALAASPFSGYIDLRYRYEYQHHFNLKSYGEQPVKGESCDGFWLQRLRIGGRWQASDWLTLAVGMQDSRVFDSDLNSESYFYNKRVDHEKNAYEDQWELYQTYLELTPFRQHNLKLRIGRQSISYGNNRIFGPGNWGNSGSYHWDAVKLSWHKGEHFVDLLWGAHIIHEPEQFSLHHRHENYGGGFYSHVQLSHQWAIEPFYIIKYDDHGNFSGESGTDDLTCHSLGSRVTGQLGPLTLDATLVGQWGRYGNDDLRTWGGHIQLGHCFTAWPWQPTINVDYSYASGDRDPDDGTRQTFLGVFGSRDSMYGRINLFSWSNLHDAQATVSATPRKRLKLTMELHRFWLAAKQDGWSLNSSAYRDKTGHSGRHVGDEIDLFVQWRLPALRQIDREKITVRVGYSRFWPGEFTKNVADNVAADWLFAQIQYNYRF, encoded by the coding sequence ATGACCCGCTGGCCCTATGTTCTGTGTGCTGCTTTTCTGCTGATGGCACTCTCCCCACTGCTCAGCGCCTCAGAAGCCTTGGCGGCATCCCCCTTTTCCGGCTATATCGATCTGCGTTACCGCTACGAATATCAGCACCATTTTAACCTCAAGAGTTACGGTGAACAGCCGGTCAAAGGGGAAAGCTGCGATGGTTTCTGGCTGCAACGACTGCGCATCGGCGGCCGTTGGCAGGCCAGCGACTGGCTGACCCTTGCCGTCGGCATGCAGGATTCACGCGTGTTCGACAGTGATCTGAACAGCGAATCCTACTTCTACAATAAACGGGTCGATCACGAGAAAAACGCCTATGAAGATCAGTGGGAGCTGTATCAGACGTATCTCGAACTCACACCGTTCAGACAACACAATCTTAAACTGCGCATCGGTCGTCAATCCATCTCCTACGGCAACAACCGTATTTTCGGTCCCGGCAACTGGGGCAACAGCGGCAGTTACCATTGGGATGCCGTCAAGCTGTCGTGGCACAAGGGGGAACACTTTGTCGATCTGTTGTGGGGAGCGCACATCATCCACGAACCCGAGCAGTTTTCCCTGCATCACCGCCACGAAAACTACGGCGGCGGCTTCTACAGCCACGTTCAACTATCGCACCAGTGGGCCATCGAACCGTTTTACATCATCAAATACGATGATCATGGCAACTTCAGCGGTGAAAGCGGCACAGATGATCTGACGTGTCACAGTCTCGGAAGCCGCGTGACCGGGCAACTCGGTCCCTTAACTCTGGATGCCACCCTGGTCGGCCAATGGGGTCGTTACGGCAACGATGACCTGCGAACTTGGGGTGGTCATATTCAACTCGGTCACTGCTTTACGGCCTGGCCGTGGCAGCCGACCATCAATGTTGACTACAGCTACGCCTCCGGTGATCGCGATCCCGATGACGGCACCCGCCAGACATTTCTCGGCGTGTTCGGCTCACGCGACAGCATGTACGGTCGCATCAACCTGTTTTCGTGGAGCAACCTTCACGATGCCCAGGCCACGGTGAGCGCCACACCACGCAAACGTCTGAAGCTGACCATGGAGCTGCACCGATTCTGGCTGGCCGCCAAACAGGATGGCTGGTCGCTTAACAGCAGTGCCTACCGCGACAAAACCGGCCACAGTGGCCGTCATGTCGGTGACGAGATTGACCTGTTTGTCCAGTGGCGTCTTCCAGCGTTACGCCAGATCGATAGGGAGAAAATCACTGTACGCGTTGGCTACAGTCGTTTCTGGCCAGGGGAATTCACCAAGAACGTTGCTGACAATGTAGCTGCCGACTGGCTGTTTGCCCAAATTCAATACAATTATCGGTTTTAG